In the genome of Fuerstiella sp., one region contains:
- the obgE gene encoding GTPase ObgE, giving the protein MFVDRVLLYCQAGDGGNGCSSFRREKFVPRGGPDGGDGGNGGNVVIQADRNLGSLTNLSGRRHWNAERGGHGKGALRTGHTGEDTVIPVPPGTLVTDADEGHLLKDLQHHEDRVVIAKGGQGGRGNKRFATSTHQAPRECEPGTIGEFRKVKLELKLIADVGLIGKPNAGKSTLLSRVSHASPDIAAYPFTTTYPNLGMVRLGYDHEYVLADIPGLIEGAHAGAGLGHEFLRHVERTRVFVHLVEPDPLDHSDPLDNYKQIRQELEKYNPHLAKRPEIVCVTKAELPDAETCAELLRETSGADVHVISAVTGYGIDALHQLIFQRLSDVDGDRSPISAEYQSSPDTQAESVTEKFSDECGQSD; this is encoded by the coding sequence ATGTTTGTTGATCGAGTCCTTCTGTACTGTCAGGCCGGCGATGGCGGGAATGGCTGCAGCAGTTTCCGACGCGAAAAGTTTGTACCGCGCGGTGGTCCGGATGGTGGTGACGGAGGAAATGGCGGCAATGTCGTGATTCAGGCGGATCGTAACCTGGGATCATTGACCAACCTCTCCGGACGCCGACACTGGAATGCCGAACGGGGCGGACACGGTAAGGGAGCACTGCGAACAGGTCATACGGGCGAAGACACAGTCATTCCGGTTCCGCCAGGCACCTTGGTGACAGACGCAGACGAAGGTCATTTATTGAAAGATCTACAGCATCACGAAGACCGGGTTGTGATTGCCAAAGGTGGCCAGGGAGGTAGAGGTAACAAACGCTTCGCGACATCCACGCATCAGGCACCAAGAGAATGCGAACCGGGAACAATAGGTGAATTTCGTAAAGTCAAACTGGAACTCAAGCTGATTGCCGACGTCGGACTGATTGGAAAACCAAATGCCGGAAAGTCTACTTTGCTCAGTCGTGTGTCTCATGCTTCCCCGGATATTGCTGCTTATCCTTTTACAACAACTTATCCCAATCTGGGGATGGTGCGGTTAGGATACGACCACGAATATGTTCTGGCAGACATACCAGGTCTGATCGAAGGTGCACACGCCGGAGCGGGTCTGGGACATGAGTTTCTCAGGCACGTGGAAAGGACCCGGGTTTTTGTTCATCTGGTGGAGCCGGATCCGCTGGACCATTCAGATCCGCTGGACAACTACAAACAGATTCGTCAGGAACTGGAAAAATATAATCCGCACCTGGCGAAACGCCCCGAAATCGTGTGTGTGACGAAGGCAGAGCTGCCTGATGCAGAAACGTGTGCGGAATTGCTGCGTGAAACATCCGGTGCTGACGTACATGTGATATCCGCTGTCACCGGTTATGGAATCGACGCATTACATCAGTTGATCTTTCAGCGGTTAAGCGACGTTGACGGTGACAGATCACCGATCTCTGCTGAATACCAGTCGTCACCGGATACACAGGCAGAATCGGTGACCGAAAAATTCAGTGACGAATGCGGACAAAGTGATTGA
- the ispH gene encoding 4-hydroxy-3-methylbut-2-enyl diphosphate reductase has protein sequence MKILLANPRGFCAGVNMAIECLDDAIRRVGPNIYVYHEIVHNRYVVDRFTQQGVTFVDTIEEVPEGSILLFSAHGVSPEIRNRAKQRRLQTVDATCPLVTKVHLEAIRYARNNFHIILIGHQGHDEVIGTMGEAPQSITLVETAEEVDALTFEENDKLAYLTQTTLSVVEAQAVISTLKRRYPGIQSPPKEDICYATTNRQDAVEALVKQADVLIVLGSQNSSNSRRLMEIGAQRGVSSRLVDGAEDLRAAWFENAETVVVTAGASAPDIVVQECIAYLTEHFDATLSEETLREENVHFNLPRDLQQLTALPEPSDADAVKNL, from the coding sequence ATGAAAATTCTTCTGGCAAATCCACGCGGATTCTGTGCCGGTGTCAACATGGCGATTGAGTGTCTGGATGATGCGATTCGTCGCGTTGGACCGAACATTTACGTTTATCACGAAATCGTCCATAACAGGTATGTTGTCGATCGTTTTACTCAGCAGGGTGTCACATTTGTGGACACAATCGAGGAAGTGCCGGAAGGGTCAATCCTGCTGTTCAGTGCTCACGGTGTCTCACCCGAGATTCGAAACAGGGCAAAACAGCGCAGGCTGCAGACCGTAGATGCCACTTGTCCGCTGGTCACCAAGGTCCATTTGGAAGCGATTCGTTACGCTCGGAACAATTTCCACATCATACTCATTGGTCACCAAGGTCACGACGAAGTCATCGGCACCATGGGTGAAGCTCCGCAAAGTATCACGCTGGTGGAAACAGCCGAAGAAGTTGATGCTTTGACGTTTGAAGAAAACGACAAACTGGCCTACCTGACACAGACCACACTCAGTGTGGTGGAGGCCCAAGCCGTTATCAGTACACTCAAACGACGCTATCCCGGGATTCAGTCACCACCGAAAGAAGATATCTGTTATGCCACCACAAACCGCCAGGATGCAGTAGAAGCCCTGGTGAAACAGGCAGACGTCCTGATTGTGCTGGGTAGTCAAAACAGTTCCAACAGTCGCCGGCTAATGGAGATTGGGGCTCAGCGCGGAGTCAGCTCCCGACTGGTGGACGGAGCGGAAGATCTGCGTGCCGCGTGGTTTGAAAATGCAGAAACGGTTGTCGTTACGGCTGGTGCGAGTGCCCCTGACATCGTAGTGCAGGAATGTATTGCGTACCTGACAGAACATTTTGACGCGACACTTTCCGAAGAAACACTGCGTGAAGAGAACGTACATTTCAACCTGCCGCGAGATCTGCAGCAGTTGACAGCGCTGCCGGAACCGTCAGATGCCGATGCCGTAAAAAATCTGTGA
- a CDS encoding amidohydrolase family protein, with amino-acid sequence MIIDSHQHFWQLNQPFDYGWLHEPQHHRICRDYLPSDLKPHLDCLGIDRTIVVQTQHNPEETKWALRLAEENDFIAGVVGWINLRDESCEDKLLELTDHPKFVGIRHIVQDESDDDFIVRPEFLHGLRVLEKHRVPYDVLTRARHLRHVVRLGRELPNLPLVIDHLSKPMVRDGLIDNWASEIKAAAQFPNVFCKLSGLVTEADWDKWKPSDLKPYVETALEAFGPKRCMFGSDWPVLELAANYEQVHQSLVDVLGPITNSEQKQIFGTTSQIFYGIGI; translated from the coding sequence ATGATCATTGACTCACATCAGCATTTTTGGCAGCTGAATCAACCTTTCGACTACGGCTGGCTGCATGAACCTCAACATCATCGGATTTGCCGCGATTATCTGCCGTCGGATCTTAAACCGCATCTGGACTGTCTAGGTATCGATCGAACCATCGTGGTGCAGACGCAGCACAATCCTGAAGAAACGAAATGGGCCCTGCGGCTTGCCGAAGAAAATGATTTCATTGCCGGTGTTGTCGGCTGGATCAACCTGCGGGATGAATCCTGCGAAGACAAACTGCTGGAGCTGACAGACCATCCTAAATTTGTCGGTATTCGACATATTGTGCAGGATGAATCGGATGATGACTTCATTGTACGTCCGGAGTTTTTGCACGGATTAAGGGTACTGGAAAAACATCGGGTGCCGTATGACGTTCTCACCCGCGCCCGCCATCTCAGACACGTTGTCAGACTGGGACGGGAACTGCCCAATCTTCCACTGGTCATTGACCATCTCTCAAAACCAATGGTCAGGGACGGCCTGATTGATAACTGGGCTTCCGAAATCAAAGCTGCTGCACAGTTTCCAAATGTGTTCTGCAAACTCAGCGGACTCGTGACCGAAGCCGACTGGGACAAATGGAAACCTTCTGATCTCAAACCTTACGTCGAGACAGCATTAGAGGCATTCGGACCGAAACGATGTATGTTTGGCAGTGACTGGCCCGTTTTGGAACTTGCAGCAAATTACGAGCAGGTTCACCAGTCACTTGTTGATGTGCTTGGTCCTATCACGAACAGTGAACAGAAGCAGATCTTCGGGACAACATCACAGATTTTTTACGGCATCGGCATCTGA
- a CDS encoding PQQ-dependent sugar dehydrogenase yields MKLNRLLTLTCVFAAVNAQVQCTADEPGQPYGIDIRTPWTTSRIRGTPRPPLPYVTERVFPQLSFENPVDLIAVPGTNRMLVVEIAGRLLTFPNRQDATSCTLAVDIREIPDAAAVGEELQLYGFAFHPEFKRNRQCFICYRLKSGDPEGTRVSRFRVSSVEPFLIDSATEEILITWRGGGHNGGSLQFGPQDGLLYISTGDGSPGFPPDIHKSGQDVSDLLASVLRIDVDHPANGLPYSVPEDNPFVSRDGARGEVWTYGHRNPWRMSFDPVTGDLWIGDVGWEMWEMIYRAEPGANFGWSLLEHTQPVHPDDPRGPTPVTPPAAAHSHTESRSITGGHVYRGSRLSKLAGNYVYGDYVTGKIWSLNVESLATAPRELADTTLQIVCFGVDHQQRLYIVDYHGTIHRLVANTVTGDEDLFPGSLSETGLFTSTSEHQLAAGVIPYNINAEPWADGTTAQRFIALPGESRLGVHDENNSQKGNIQGEWSYPDGAVLGKTVLLQIDSARQRRLETQILHRNGDQWEAYSYLWNDEQSDGYLTAGPGFDRSFDVCDSDVDGETRQQTWHFASRTECILCHTTRGGSIYGFRPAQLNRDFDYGSVTDNQLRTLAHIGLFSKPLHANHLVDRLPVDHLSCTTNPFDSEASLTDRARSYLHLNCGTCHRRGGGGTASIQLVETVSLYDTGLFARPTQGTFGIVDPWIVAAGDPNRSVLYYRMSKLGRGRMPHFGSQTVDVDGIELIRDWIRQLDDSEGLSADAAQLQMITESALDVLTTPITSENDTRQTIVDRLLSSTTGALLLATAVRADDENQLHSESRRIAITRGGMHPDATIRDLFEPFLPEQSRIKRLGATINPETILSLSANIERGRKLFLQSQTTQCRHCHRVFGQGKSIGPDLTGIGTRQSRREILINILDPSRKIDPKYQTWLVQTESGQIYSGLLIENTETSVVIRDLAGKDMSVSRDDIELLTAQKKSLMPELLLRDTTAQDAADLLGFLVSLK; encoded by the coding sequence ATGAAACTGAACCGGCTGTTAACTTTGACCTGTGTGTTCGCTGCTGTGAACGCTCAAGTGCAGTGCACCGCAGATGAACCGGGACAACCGTACGGAATTGACATTCGAACTCCGTGGACAACATCCCGAATTCGCGGGACACCCCGACCGCCGTTGCCATACGTGACCGAGCGGGTCTTTCCGCAGCTTTCATTTGAGAATCCGGTTGACCTGATTGCCGTGCCCGGCACGAATCGAATGTTGGTCGTCGAAATTGCCGGCAGGCTGCTCACATTTCCCAATCGACAGGATGCAACGAGTTGTACGCTGGCCGTTGACATACGGGAAATTCCGGACGCCGCCGCTGTCGGCGAGGAACTGCAGTTGTATGGATTTGCATTTCACCCCGAGTTCAAAAGAAATCGACAGTGTTTTATTTGTTACAGACTGAAGTCGGGAGATCCGGAAGGTACTCGGGTGTCACGTTTTCGGGTGAGTTCCGTGGAACCGTTTCTCATTGATTCTGCGACCGAAGAAATTCTGATTACCTGGCGGGGCGGGGGACATAACGGTGGCTCGCTCCAGTTTGGACCTCAGGACGGTCTGCTTTACATTTCCACCGGAGATGGTTCACCTGGGTTTCCGCCTGATATTCACAAATCCGGACAGGATGTCAGTGATCTCCTTGCGTCCGTGTTAAGAATCGATGTCGATCATCCGGCCAACGGATTGCCTTATTCTGTGCCTGAGGACAACCCCTTTGTCAGCCGGGACGGCGCGCGCGGTGAAGTGTGGACCTACGGACATCGCAATCCGTGGCGCATGAGTTTTGATCCGGTCACCGGCGATTTGTGGATCGGTGACGTCGGATGGGAAATGTGGGAAATGATCTACCGGGCTGAGCCAGGTGCGAATTTTGGCTGGAGTCTGCTGGAGCACACACAGCCCGTTCATCCGGACGATCCACGCGGTCCAACGCCCGTTACGCCGCCGGCTGCTGCGCACTCACACACAGAGTCACGTTCAATAACGGGTGGACATGTCTACCGTGGCAGTCGGTTGAGCAAACTTGCCGGCAACTACGTGTATGGTGATTACGTCACCGGAAAAATCTGGAGCCTGAACGTCGAATCTTTGGCGACGGCGCCCCGCGAACTGGCAGACACCACACTGCAGATCGTTTGCTTTGGGGTCGACCATCAGCAGCGACTCTATATTGTTGACTATCATGGCACCATCCATCGTCTGGTCGCTAACACAGTAACCGGGGATGAGGATCTGTTTCCGGGAAGTCTGAGTGAAACCGGATTATTCACCTCAACGTCCGAACATCAGCTTGCCGCAGGAGTCATTCCCTACAACATCAATGCTGAACCCTGGGCCGACGGAACCACTGCGCAGCGATTCATTGCGCTTCCTGGAGAATCCCGTCTTGGTGTTCATGATGAAAACAACTCTCAAAAGGGAAATATCCAGGGTGAGTGGAGTTATCCCGACGGTGCTGTCCTTGGCAAAACCGTGCTCCTTCAAATCGATTCTGCCAGGCAGCGACGGCTGGAAACACAAATACTGCATCGCAACGGAGACCAGTGGGAAGCTTACAGTTATCTCTGGAATGACGAACAGAGCGATGGATATCTTACAGCAGGACCTGGTTTCGACCGGTCGTTTGACGTTTGTGATTCTGATGTTGATGGTGAAACCAGACAGCAAACCTGGCACTTTGCCAGTCGCACCGAGTGTATTCTTTGTCATACCACCCGGGGCGGATCCATCTACGGATTTCGTCCGGCACAGCTCAATCGGGATTTCGATTATGGGTCGGTTACAGATAATCAGCTGCGAACTTTGGCGCATATTGGACTGTTCAGTAAACCGCTTCATGCGAATCACCTGGTTGACCGGCTGCCTGTGGATCATCTGTCCTGCACAACAAATCCGTTTGATTCCGAAGCATCACTGACGGATCGGGCAAGGTCGTATCTGCACCTCAACTGTGGGACCTGCCATCGCCGAGGCGGTGGTGGAACGGCCTCAATTCAGCTGGTGGAGACAGTTTCACTGTACGACACAGGTCTTTTCGCGAGACCCACACAGGGCACATTCGGAATTGTCGATCCGTGGATTGTTGCTGCCGGTGACCCGAATCGTTCTGTTTTGTATTATCGAATGTCAAAACTGGGACGCGGTCGAATGCCGCACTTTGGGTCACAAACAGTGGATGTTGACGGGATTGAATTAATTCGGGACTGGATACGTCAGCTTGATGATTCTGAAGGCCTTTCTGCAGATGCAGCACAACTGCAAATGATTACGGAATCAGCACTCGATGTGCTGACAACTCCGATTACCTCTGAAAACGACACCCGGCAGACGATCGTGGATCGTCTTTTGTCGTCTACAACCGGAGCACTTCTTTTGGCAACAGCCGTCCGCGCGGATGACGAAAATCAGCTCCATTCGGAGTCACGTCGCATTGCGATTACCCGCGGCGGTATGCATCCGGACGCAACAATTCGAGATCTGTTCGAACCATTCCTGCCGGAACAATCACGGATCAAACGACTTGGCGCCACGATTAACCCGGAAACAATTCTGTCACTCAGTGCGAACATCGAGCGTGGTCGAAAACTGTTTTTGCAGTCGCAGACAACACAATGCCGTCACTGTCATCGTGTTTTTGGTCAGGGCAAATCAATCGGACCCGATCTAACGGGCATTGGTACACGACAGAGTCGCCGTGAAATACTGATCAACATTCTTGACCCTTCCCGCAAAATCGATCCGAAATATCAAACATGGCTGGTGCAGACCGAATCCGGTCAGATTTATTCCGGTTTGCTGATCGAGAACACGGAAACATCCGTCGTTATTCGTGACTTAGCGGGTAAGGATATGTCTGTATCCAGAGACGACATCGAGTTGCTTACTGCTCAGAAGAAATCTCTGATGCCCGAACTGTTGCTGCGCGATACAACCGCTCAGGACGCAGCTGATCTGCTCGGATTCCTGGTATCGCTGAAATAG
- a CDS encoding PQQ-binding-like beta-propeller repeat protein, giving the protein MNTKLSGLPVLLFALMVTADSRAVEWRQFRGPGGQGVTSEKNLPLKWSDTENIAWKRELPGYGASSPISLGGRLYLTCYSGYGTDESNADRMEDLTLHVVCISKSGEIIWDEHVEPKLPESKTVRDHGYAGPTPATDGQHLYVFFGKSGVLKFSLDGRQLWRADVGDETHGWGCGTSPVLHDDLVIVNASVESGSLVAINKDDGSEAWRVGGMVASWNTPHLVDVGNRQELVVSVKNKILAFDPVTGDELWQCAGIEDYVCPSIVSHEGVVYVIGGRQSKAIAIRAGGQGDVTASHELWRTNAGANVCSPVVHDGHLYWVSDRNKVAYCVRLTDGEVVYEKRFPDQPYASAIVGDGKLYIVTRNGGTYVLAAKPKFEQLAHNELADRSTFNASPIVTNGMLFLRSDRFLYCIAR; this is encoded by the coding sequence ATGAACACAAAGCTGTCAGGACTCCCTGTTTTACTGTTCGCGTTGATGGTCACGGCTGACTCCAGAGCCGTCGAATGGCGACAGTTTCGTGGTCCCGGCGGTCAGGGTGTAACGAGCGAAAAAAATCTCCCGCTGAAGTGGAGTGACACTGAAAACATTGCCTGGAAAAGGGAACTTCCCGGCTACGGAGCATCCAGCCCAATTTCACTCGGTGGCCGTCTGTATCTCACCTGCTACAGCGGGTACGGTACTGATGAGAGCAATGCGGACAGGATGGAGGACCTGACGCTGCATGTGGTCTGCATCAGCAAAAGCGGGGAGATCATCTGGGACGAACATGTTGAACCAAAACTGCCGGAATCGAAAACTGTGCGCGACCATGGTTACGCAGGACCCACGCCCGCAACGGACGGTCAGCATCTCTATGTATTTTTCGGCAAGTCCGGTGTGCTTAAGTTCAGTCTGGATGGTCGTCAACTTTGGCGGGCTGATGTAGGTGATGAGACGCATGGCTGGGGTTGTGGTACGTCACCGGTCCTGCATGATGATCTTGTGATCGTCAATGCCAGTGTCGAAAGCGGTTCACTGGTGGCAATCAACAAAGATGACGGCAGCGAAGCCTGGCGCGTCGGAGGAATGGTCGCATCATGGAACACGCCGCATTTGGTAGATGTCGGCAACCGGCAGGAACTGGTGGTCAGCGTAAAAAACAAAATACTTGCTTTCGACCCGGTAACGGGTGATGAATTGTGGCAGTGTGCCGGAATCGAAGACTACGTGTGTCCAAGCATCGTATCTCATGAAGGTGTCGTGTACGTCATCGGTGGTCGCCAGTCGAAAGCGATTGCCATTCGTGCCGGCGGTCAGGGCGATGTGACAGCGTCACACGAGCTCTGGAGAACAAACGCCGGTGCAAATGTGTGCTCGCCTGTGGTCCATGACGGCCATCTTTACTGGGTCAGCGATCGTAACAAGGTTGCCTACTGTGTGCGGCTGACAGATGGGGAAGTCGTCTACGAGAAGCGATTCCCGGATCAGCCGTATGCATCTGCAATTGTGGGTGACGGCAAACTGTACATCGTGACTCGAAACGGCGGGACATACGTGCTGGCAGCAAAGCCAAAATTCGAGCAGCTTGCACACAACGAACTTGCTGACCGCAGTACATTCAACGCCAGTCCGATCGTTACCAATGGAATGTTATTCCTGCGCAGCGACAGGTTCCTGTATTGCATTGCCAGATAG
- a CDS encoding pyridoxal-dependent decarboxylase translates to MSKPAYRQQLKRIREAFPSPRSDRLHDAYFVFSIMRALDQVDEMKSEVPLLGTTVRLDYAAAEAERIAELPSTVESVSREMVRTLEGMPIWGHPRTQINVVPPPTIPGIVGSLLASIYNPNLVSDDTSHAVEVAECRAAAMSAALIGYDPSISTGVFTFGGTGTTLYGVRIGIEKAIPDALHDGVGAKGVIITSGQSHYARLNVAGWLGLGEKNVINVPTNLTNDVRVDIFETECRKAIEAERRITAIIATMGTTDAFGIDDLAAIVDVRDRLVEEYDLDYCPHIHADAVIGWAWSVFNFYDFEANPLGFRPGTVRALADAGRRISKLHLADSVGIDFHKTGFAPYVSSLFLVRNRSDMELLVRGRDKMPYLFQTGERHPGVFTLETSRSGAGPLTALANLLLLGRQGLQVILGHLVEMAELLREHLESHGYTTVLNRDNVGPVTLFRIYPDDVDIWTIKDRERTDLSARDELLAHNEYNRRIFYYLHEQAMAGKGVRISMTDCYRHTDYGEPIVALKSYMLSPFIDEDDVECLVTTVLQARKKLETDS, encoded by the coding sequence ATGTCGAAACCAGCTTATCGGCAGCAACTGAAAAGGATTCGAGAAGCGTTTCCATCTCCCAGGTCTGATCGTCTTCATGATGCCTACTTCGTATTCTCAATTATGCGAGCTCTGGACCAGGTTGACGAAATGAAGTCGGAAGTTCCGCTGCTGGGGACGACCGTCCGGCTCGATTATGCTGCAGCTGAAGCAGAACGAATTGCTGAACTGCCGTCCACGGTCGAAAGCGTCAGCAGAGAAATGGTCAGAACGCTGGAAGGTATGCCGATCTGGGGACACCCTCGTACTCAGATCAATGTCGTACCGCCGCCGACGATTCCAGGAATCGTCGGATCGTTGCTGGCATCCATCTACAATCCAAATCTGGTATCCGACGATACCTCTCACGCCGTCGAAGTTGCGGAGTGCCGTGCCGCTGCCATGTCGGCCGCACTGATTGGCTACGATCCTTCGATATCCACCGGTGTTTTTACTTTCGGCGGTACCGGAACAACTTTATATGGTGTGCGTATCGGTATCGAAAAAGCAATACCCGATGCTCTGCACGACGGTGTTGGTGCCAAGGGTGTGATTATTACGTCCGGCCAGAGCCACTATGCCAGACTGAATGTTGCCGGCTGGCTGGGACTGGGTGAAAAGAATGTTATCAACGTACCGACGAATCTGACGAATGATGTCAGGGTGGACATCTTTGAGACAGAATGCCGAAAAGCGATTGAAGCAGAACGCCGAATCACGGCCATCATTGCCACCATGGGCACAACGGACGCGTTTGGAATAGATGACCTGGCAGCGATTGTTGATGTTCGAGATCGTCTGGTCGAAGAATACGACCTTGATTACTGCCCGCACATTCATGCGGATGCAGTGATCGGATGGGCCTGGTCTGTCTTTAACTTCTACGATTTTGAAGCCAATCCGCTGGGTTTCCGTCCCGGAACTGTTCGCGCACTAGCCGATGCAGGGCGCAGGATTTCGAAACTACATCTTGCGGATTCTGTTGGAATCGATTTCCACAAAACGGGTTTCGCCCCCTACGTTTCCAGTTTATTTTTGGTGCGGAACCGCAGCGACATGGAGTTGCTCGTCCGTGGTCGCGACAAAATGCCTTATCTGTTTCAAACCGGTGAACGGCACCCCGGAGTATTCACGCTGGAGACATCACGTTCCGGAGCCGGTCCGCTGACCGCTTTGGCAAATCTGCTGCTACTGGGGCGACAGGGACTGCAGGTGATTCTCGGCCACCTCGTTGAAATGGCTGAGCTGCTGCGTGAACATTTAGAAAGTCACGGCTACACCACGGTGCTCAACAGGGACAACGTGGGTCCGGTGACTTTATTCCGAATTTATCCTGACGATGTTGACATCTGGACAATCAAAGATCGTGAGAGAACAGACCTGTCTGCCCGAGACGAACTGCTGGCCCACAATGAGTACAATCGCCGGATTTTTTACTATCTGCACGAACAGGCAATGGCAGGCAAAGGTGTCAGAATTTCCATGACAGACTGCTACCGTCACACGGACTACGGCGAACCGATCGTGGCACTCAAGTCGTATATGCTTTCGCCGTTTATTGACGAAGACGATGTCGAATGTCTTGTGACAACGGTGCTGCAGGCCCGCAAAAAACTTGAGACCGACAGTTAA
- a CDS encoding cupin domain-containing protein — protein MPFIDIKSMPTHEVCPGCRLRTPYGENLMLSYLEMDDGAVIPLHNHPHEQGGMLLEGRLELTIGDEARVVEPGAMFIIPPNVPHKAVVVDGPVLVLDVFSPVREDYAELMNRYIPT, from the coding sequence ATGCCGTTTATCGATATCAAATCCATGCCCACTCACGAAGTCTGCCCTGGTTGTCGCCTGCGGACGCCGTATGGCGAGAACCTGATGTTGTCGTATCTGGAAATGGATGATGGTGCTGTCATTCCGCTACACAATCATCCGCACGAACAGGGCGGTATGTTGCTGGAGGGCCGGCTGGAACTGACGATTGGCGATGAGGCCCGGGTCGTGGAACCGGGAGCAATGTTTATCATACCACCCAACGTACCTCACAAAGCGGTCGTGGTCGACGGTCCCGTACTGGTTCTGGATGTGTTCAGTCCCGTTCGCGAAGATTATGCTGAACTGATGAATCGTTACATTCCAACGTAA
- a CDS encoding PQQ-like beta-propeller repeat protein yields MLRPVTLPLFIVCFVCGSLPLSAADMFWTGMLGPNRDGWVSYFQPPEQWPKELRTQWRVEVGTGYGSPLVVGDRVFQHGRQGQDEVVRCLDLHSGSVIWQKSHVVPFEIGGGAEKHGKGPKSSPVFVNGRLFTMSITGQLSARDGTTGNLLWRRDYDARFGKSCPYWGAATSPIADREHIFVHFGTDEQGALVALSQETGEESWTQGSDGASYSSPLVVDLDGVRQIVEWNHQSLVGVDCRTGHLLWEYEFPHEGSNQNMPTPVVYGGHILLGAENRGLHSLEPQQKNGQWTVENRWSQNKIALDMSTAVINGDLLYGFSHYGKGRLFCVNAGTGEILWQGPGRSGENATFLSLPGHVAALTDNGKLQIITADGGKSAIAASWSVADDRTWAPPVMLPNGILVKDHDTLTRWSFD; encoded by the coding sequence ATGCTTCGTCCTGTCACTCTTCCGTTGTTCATTGTCTGTTTTGTTTGCGGCAGCCTGCCGCTTTCGGCGGCTGATATGTTCTGGACAGGAATGCTGGGACCGAACCGTGACGGATGGGTAAGTTACTTTCAGCCTCCCGAACAATGGCCGAAAGAACTCCGGACACAGTGGCGTGTGGAAGTGGGAACCGGGTACGGGTCACCACTGGTCGTCGGTGACCGTGTGTTTCAGCACGGTCGACAGGGACAGGACGAAGTTGTCAGGTGCCTGGACCTCCACAGCGGCAGTGTGATCTGGCAGAAAAGTCACGTGGTTCCGTTTGAGATCGGCGGTGGTGCGGAAAAACACGGGAAGGGACCGAAATCATCTCCCGTTTTTGTAAATGGTCGCCTGTTCACGATGAGCATCACCGGGCAGCTTTCAGCCAGGGACGGTACGACCGGAAACCTGTTGTGGCGCCGAGACTACGACGCGCGATTCGGCAAGAGCTGCCCGTACTGGGGTGCGGCCACGTCACCGATCGCAGACCGCGAGCACATTTTCGTTCATTTTGGAACGGATGAGCAGGGAGCACTGGTCGCTCTGAGTCAGGAAACCGGTGAAGAGTCCTGGACGCAGGGCAGTGATGGAGCGTCCTATTCTTCTCCCCTGGTGGTGGACCTCGACGGCGTTCGCCAGATTGTCGAATGGAATCACCAGTCCCTTGTGGGAGTCGATTGCCGCACCGGTCATCTGCTTTGGGAATATGAGTTTCCGCATGAAGGAAGTAATCAGAACATGCCCACGCCCGTTGTTTATGGCGGTCATATTCTGCTCGGAGCAGAAAACCGCGGACTGCACAGCCTGGAACCTCAGCAGAAAAACGGTCAGTGGACAGTCGAAAACAGATGGTCGCAGAACAAAATAGCGCTGGATATGAGCACAGCGGTGATCAATGGAGATCTGTTGTACGGGTTTTCTCACTATGGAAAGGGAAGACTGTTCTGTGTCAATGCGGGGACGGGTGAAATCCTTTGGCAGGGACCGGGCAGGTCCGGTGAGAATGCCACCTTTTTATCGCTGCCGGGACATGTTGCAGCTTTGACGGACAATGGAAAGCTGCAGATCATTACTGCGGACGGCGGGAAATCGGCAATCGCGGCGTCGTGGTCCGTTGCCGACGATCGAACGTGGGCTCCACCGGTTATGCTGCCGAACGGAATTCTTGTGAAGGATCACGATACACTTACGCGCTGGTCGTTCGACTGA